One Nocardia sp. BMG111209 DNA segment encodes these proteins:
- a CDS encoding TetR/AcrR family transcriptional regulator gives MPQKAQVAGAVKRQRRATFQRSGSQQTKAALAQSATALWRTNGYAATTVADICKAAGVSRALFYFYFPSKEDLLFEVGIQSTRAAQDLAAKLSNGDHPLETIIHRVLDSLGRSMARNPADLVVETVLEGYRRQHRPAADPRTEPASRLFTDVFVRARADGRLAAEVDADHLSHLAQILVNEGARHWASGAYGEKSYADAVSADILALVAGFEAAAAKRD, from the coding sequence ATGCCCCAGAAAGCGCAGGTCGCAGGAGCTGTCAAGCGTCAGCGTCGCGCGACGTTCCAGCGATCCGGCTCGCAGCAGACCAAGGCCGCGCTGGCGCAATCCGCGACGGCCCTGTGGCGCACCAACGGGTACGCCGCGACCACCGTCGCCGACATCTGCAAGGCCGCCGGCGTGTCCCGGGCACTGTTCTACTTCTATTTCCCGAGCAAGGAAGATCTGCTGTTCGAGGTCGGGATCCAATCCACCCGTGCCGCACAGGATCTGGCCGCGAAGTTGAGCAACGGCGACCACCCGCTCGAGACGATCATCCATCGGGTACTCGATTCGCTCGGGCGATCGATGGCCCGCAACCCCGCCGACCTGGTCGTCGAAACGGTGCTGGAAGGCTACCGCCGCCAGCATCGACCGGCCGCCGATCCGCGCACCGAGCCGGCGAGCCGCCTGTTCACCGACGTGTTCGTCAGGGCGCGGGCCGACGGTCGGCTCGCGGCCGAGGTCGACGCGGACCATCTGTCCCATCTGGCCCAGATCCTCGTCAACGAGGGTGCGCGGCACTGGGCTTCGGGCGCGTACGGCGAGAAGTCCTATGCCGACGCGGTTTCGGCCGACATCCTCGCACTGGTCGCCGGGTTCGAGGCCGCCGCGGCGAAACGCGACTGA
- a CDS encoding SDR family NAD(P)-dependent oxidoreductase — MTPVLEGRRILVTGGATGIGAAAVRVLHAAGATVAATYHNSRPATELPVAWLHCDLRDEAAVTGTVRSAAGTLGGLDVLVHAAGLWRGGFPGAITGADVDALFDTNFKTTVFTNQAAHAVMRENGGRIINFGSAEAVLGSPMSPIYAATKAAVQAWTRSAAKAWAADQVTVNALAPAVQTPGADRLREFLGPAAEHLDAQLKATIPLRGALGDPERDLGPVLVFLAGTGSGFITGQLLPVDGGLLMLGA; from the coding sequence GTGACCCCCGTCCTCGAAGGCCGCCGAATCCTGGTGACCGGCGGCGCGACCGGCATCGGCGCCGCGGCCGTCCGGGTCCTGCACGCCGCCGGCGCGACAGTCGCTGCCACGTACCACAATTCGCGGCCGGCCACCGAGCTGCCGGTCGCATGGCTGCACTGCGATCTGCGCGACGAGGCCGCGGTCACCGGGACGGTACGGTCCGCCGCCGGAACCCTCGGCGGCCTGGACGTGCTCGTGCACGCGGCCGGGTTGTGGCGGGGCGGTTTCCCCGGCGCCATCACCGGCGCCGACGTCGACGCGCTGTTCGACACCAACTTCAAGACAACGGTTTTCACCAATCAGGCCGCGCACGCCGTCATGCGCGAGAACGGTGGCCGCATCATCAATTTCGGCTCCGCCGAGGCCGTGCTCGGCAGCCCGATGTCGCCGATCTACGCGGCCACCAAGGCCGCCGTGCAGGCCTGGACCCGGTCGGCGGCGAAGGCCTGGGCCGCGGACCAGGTCACCGTCAACGCGCTCGCACCCGCCGTGCAGACCCCCGGCGCGGACCGGCTGCGCGAATTCCTCGGCCCGGCCGCGGAACATCTCGATGCCCAATTGAAGGCCACCATCCCGTTGCGCGGCGCGCTCGGCGATCCCGAACGGGATCTCGGCCCGGTGCTGGTGTTCCTGGCGGGTACCGGGTCCGGATTCATCACCGGACAACTGCTACCGGTCGACGGCGGGCTGCTCATGCTCGGCGCCTAG
- a CDS encoding sugar phosphate isomerase/epimerase: protein MSDIGIELLSVFGMPPLEFVRLAADLGCRHISCGLESGPPGPLGYPPYSLREDAALRREMIAAMRDQGVSIALGEGMNIRAGLDIRDRATDLALMAELGVRRINTVSLDPDLSRSVDQFAALAELAAAHGMETTVEPSPGLTVGDLPTALDVIDRIGRPDFRLLIDSMHILRSGATPADLARVDPDRIGYIQLSDAPVVATDPNYMNEAMFDRRIPGDGELPLLELLRVLPRDRVIGLEIPLRATAVAGVDAHHRLRPAVDATRALLAELAADDDRTPV from the coding sequence ATGTCGGACATCGGAATCGAACTGCTCAGCGTGTTCGGGATGCCACCGCTCGAATTCGTCCGCCTCGCAGCCGATCTGGGCTGCCGGCACATCTCGTGCGGGCTGGAGTCCGGGCCGCCGGGACCACTGGGATACCCGCCGTATTCGCTGCGCGAGGATGCCGCGCTGCGCCGGGAGATGATCGCGGCGATGCGCGACCAGGGCGTGAGCATCGCGCTCGGCGAGGGGATGAACATCCGGGCCGGCCTCGACATCCGCGACCGCGCAACCGATCTCGCGCTCATGGCCGAACTCGGTGTGCGGCGGATCAATACGGTGTCACTGGACCCGGACCTGTCCCGTAGCGTCGATCAGTTCGCCGCCCTGGCCGAACTGGCCGCCGCGCACGGTATGGAGACCACGGTCGAACCGAGCCCCGGCCTGACCGTCGGCGACCTGCCCACCGCCCTGGACGTCATCGACCGGATCGGCCGCCCCGACTTCCGACTGCTGATCGACAGCATGCACATCCTCCGATCCGGCGCCACGCCGGCCGACCTGGCCCGCGTCGACCCGGACCGCATCGGCTACATCCAGCTCAGCGACGCCCCGGTCGTGGCCACGGACCCGAACTATATGAACGAGGCCATGTTCGACCGCAGAATCCCCGGCGACGGTGAACTCCCCCTGCTCGAACTGCTGCGAGTGCTGCCCCGCGACCGCGTGATCGGCCTCGAAATCCCCCTGCGCGCCACCGCCGTAGCCGGCGTCGACGCCCACCACCGGCTCCGCCCGGCCGTCGACGCCACCCGTGCACTGCTCGCCGAACTCGCCGCGGACGACGACCGCACCCCGGTGTGA
- a CDS encoding SDR family oxidoreductase, which produces MKIQDSVAVVTGGQRGIGKALVDRLLAGGAATVYATARQPQPSTDPRVVPVPLEVTDPESIAHLAAVAHDADIVINNAGIASTNGLLATSDDELRQVFEANVVGPIRIARAFAPILAANGGGALVDMHSVLSWMPGFGAYGISKAALWSATNSLRRELAPAGTLVVGVHVAYVDTDMTRDIDAPKSAPEQVAAAIVAGIENDEPEVLVDDVTRYVKSILSGPVEKLVAS; this is translated from the coding sequence ATGAAGATCCAGGATTCGGTAGCGGTCGTCACCGGTGGTCAGCGCGGGATCGGCAAGGCGCTCGTCGACCGGCTGCTCGCCGGCGGGGCCGCGACCGTCTACGCCACCGCACGTCAGCCTCAGCCCAGCACCGATCCCCGCGTTGTGCCGGTGCCGCTCGAGGTCACCGACCCCGAGTCGATCGCACACCTGGCCGCCGTCGCCCACGACGCCGACATCGTGATCAACAATGCCGGCATCGCGAGCACCAACGGCCTGCTGGCCACCTCCGACGACGAATTGCGGCAGGTGTTCGAGGCGAACGTGGTCGGCCCGATCCGGATCGCGCGGGCCTTCGCCCCGATCCTCGCCGCGAACGGCGGCGGTGCGCTGGTCGACATGCATTCGGTGCTGTCGTGGATGCCGGGGTTCGGGGCCTACGGCATTTCCAAGGCGGCGTTGTGGTCGGCGACCAACTCGCTGCGGCGGGAACTGGCGCCGGCGGGCACCTTGGTCGTCGGTGTGCACGTCGCGTATGTCGACACCGATATGACCCGCGATATCGACGCCCCGAAATCCGCTCCCGAACAGGTCGCGGCCGCCATCGTCGCCGGGATCGAGAACGACGAGCCCGAGGTTCTGGTCGACGACGTGACCCGTTACGTCAAGTCGATCCTGTCCGGGCCGGTGGAGAAGCTCGTCGCGTCCTGA